The following is a genomic window from Eubalaena glacialis isolate mEubGla1 chromosome 18, mEubGla1.1.hap2.+ XY, whole genome shotgun sequence.
ccacccccaggtgAAAAGCCCTAGCCTTCTCAGCAAATGGCCCTGGGTGCCTAGCTGAGCCATGGTGGGGATGGACAGGATCCACTCAGACCCTGCAGCCGCCCTGGCCGGGGCTCCCTGTCCATCAGCTCTGAGCTGGGGTGTGAGAGTAAGCTGCCTCTTCCTTTCCAGCCCCCTGCCTCACGGGCCTGGCGCCCTGCATCCTGCCCTCCTCTGTGCCGCCCACAGACAAGAAGCCTCCGACACCCGCAGCTCTACCCACTCCAGGCCTGGCTCAGGGTGTCCACACCCCCGCCGCCCGCTCCTGCATGGAGGCCACTGCCAGTTCCTGTGCCAAGATACCACGCAGCATTTCCGTTGAGGACAGTGAGGGCCCTGTCCTGGCTGAGCCGGCCAGGCCTCTGTGCAGGTCCTCGTCCCTGGGGGAGCTGGCCTCCCGGGGCCAGGAGCTCCAGGTCATCACCACCACAGTGACACCCAGTTCTGACAGTGAGGGCCAAGAAGCTGCCCTGCCCTCCCGGGGCAACCATGAGGCCCGCGCCAGCCTGAAACTCACCCTGTCAAGCATCTGTGACAGGCTCGTGTTGCCCCCACCCCAACTGGAGCCTCCCACCACGTGTGTCTGGTCCCAGGAGCCTGTGGCCACCCAACCCAATGTCACGGTCACAACAGCCAGCTTCCTGGCCCCCAGCCCTGTGGATGGGAGCGCCCCAAGGCTCCACAACGCCACCTTTCTCCCAAGGTTCCTGGCCCCTGAGTCCCTCAATACCCCTGCCCGTCCCAACAGCCCCCCACTTCCAGAGGCCAGGCCTGGGGTCCCTGGCAGCATCACCTCCCTCCTGGAGCCCACCCCTGGTGAGTACCATGCTTGGGACAAGGGATTGTCCCCTAAGCTCATCCCATGTAACAGCTGGCTCAGCTCCAAAGGTGGGCACTTGACCTGGCCACAGGCGCTgtgtcactcattcattcattgcctTACATATTTAGTGAGTACCTTGTTTGTGTTGGGCTTTGTTCTGGGCCCTGGGGACATGGGACCTGGTGGTAAACAAGACTACAGAGAATTGACACCTTAACTGGGGGAGACGCCCAGACTAAATCTATAAGGAAAGTGTTAAGTGTGTCACAAAGCGATGTGtgctgagaaaaagaagagaaagaaagggtttAGGGAGTGACAGGTGGGAGCAGTGGTTAGTTTTAAACAGGATGATGAGAAAAGGCTTcagggagaaggtggcatttgaggaGACACCTGCCGGAGGGGTGGGAAGGTAGCCTTGGGGACTGAGGGAAGcgtcccaggcagagggacaaCAGTTGGGGTCGGCCCAGCAACACTGGCCTCTTTAGACCAGCTAAAAAGCAGAAGTGTCTTTCTCATTtcgtcccctccacccccagatgCGCTCAGTCCAGTCCAGGGCTGCCCTGGACACTGCGGGGAACCGAGGGGGCCAGCCAGGGTCCTGCCCCCAGATCCCCTTGAGCTGAGCAATGTGGGGACTGTCGTGCACAGACTGCAGACTACCTTCCAAGAAGCCCTGGACCTTTACCACCTGGTGAGCCGAGCCCCAGAGTCAGGGGAAAGGACTGAGGGGCTCCCTGGCACTGCCTGGCCCAGGTGGCCCCTAACAAGGTGGCGCCCCTTGCAGATGGTCTCCAGTGACGAGGTGAGCACCGAGCAGCGGCAGGCACGGACTGAGCTGGCCTCCACTTTCCTTTGGATTCACAGCCAGTTAGAGGCCAACGGCTGGCTGGTTGGGACCGATGtggccccagcccaggccctgcccagcccaggccccccctccccacctacACTGTGCCCCCTGGCCAGCCCAGATTTGCGTGCCCTGCTGGAACACTACTCAGAGCTGCTGGTGCAGGCCGTGCGGAGGAAGGCACGGGGGGACTGAGGGCCAGCACCCCCTCCACCGCAGCCCTGCTACTTCTGAAGAAATAGTTATTTTACGCAAATAAACTGACAGCTTGGAGGAGTGGTTCCTGGTGCCTGTTCTGGCGCATCCACAAAGCACCCTTCAGATGGATGCAGGGAGAGAGGGTAGAGAGCCCAGGGAACTCACAGATGCCccagtgccaggccctgttccagGACTCTGTCGTGGGGAACACAGGGCTGTTGGGGAACTGCAATAATGATGACCCCAGCACCTGGCTCCCACGTCACCTGTCCCCAGCCCACTGAGCTGCTGTGGAGTCACGTGTGGTCCTTGCCCAGTGGGGCCCAGCTGTACTCTAGGGAGGGGCCAGCCCTTCTTCCCTGCCCCCTACTGATGCGCAAGAACCCACTGGAGCCTCTGTGATCACCATGTCCCAGACCCTGGCCACCAGTTCACATACTGCCACAACACTGGCTCACGGCCCCTGGGCCAGGCCCATGCTGGATCCTGTGAGCTCCAGGCTTTTGTTCCCATTTGCAGCAGGGTAAAGTGAGGAAGGACAAATCCAGGGAGCATGCCCAGGCCACGCAGCAGCTGGGACCAGTAATTCCTTCCCCAGCAAGACTGTGTCCAGCTTCAACATCCCGTGAGCTCCCAGCACTGGTACCAGCTTCCCTAGGCAGCAGGCATCTAGCCACATGGCATGTCTGCTAAGAAGGACACTCTTGTGACCACAAAAGCCCTCACTGTCCCAAGTCTGTAAAAAGGAAGCCGGCAGGAGCAGGACCCTCCTAGAGCACAGTCGTACCATGCAGCCTGCTTGGCCTGAACCCCCACTTGCCTGTGAGTTCCTCCCTGCTCTGTTTGGTGATCACGGCCCAccagaaacaggctcagagagatccAGTGCCTTGCCTCGGGTCCCATAGAGTTGAGAGTCAAACGAGGCTTGCCTGGTGGTAGAGCCAGACTCTTCAACGTGAGGACGTGGCTCTCTGTTGGCCCTGCAAACACTGAACCAATCATGCAGTTGTTGAAAAAAATCCTACCAGCCCCGAGGAATTGCTGGTCCCAGCTGCTGTCACTGCTCTACACGGTAGGGGTAGAGCGAGGAACAGGACAAGCAAAGCATCTGCCCTCGTGGCATTCACCTTCTAGAAAGTGAAACATGACAGAAATTAACTGTCTAACTGTAGGTAAACTGAGGGCATTCCCTGTGCTGGTTGCAGGCCTTTCTTAGGTGATGTTGGAGCTGAGGCTTGATAGAGGGCACAGGCCGTGTGGACACTCGGGCAAGTATCCAGGCAGACAaaggccagtgcaaaggccccatGGCAAGCTCAGACGTACATGAAAGGAATAGCAGTGAAGCCAGGAGGCTGGAATGGAGTGAGCTCAGGGCGAGGgtaggagaggaggtgggaggaagaaTGGGTCCCACTGGGCAGGACCTTGTTGCTTCATGACATTTAAATCCAAGACACATTCACaatacagtttttttcccctaaataaaATCCCTGATCTTGGTGTTTGGGAAGATGCCCAGTATTGTTTATTTCTCAAggctccctctccctgccccggTCCACTGGCCACCCCTGCAGACTGGAGACCCACTtgccctgcccctgcctgccTCGGCCACAGGTGCCTAAGATCTCTGAGGCGATTGGTTTCCAGGCCCCTGGACACCCAGGGGACCACCTTGAGCCTCAGTCCCTCATGGATTttacccctcctcccaccctgtaTCATAGTTAAGTCTTCAACTCCAGGTAGCAAACACCTGGCTTAAGGGGCCCCAAGCTATAGGGACATTTGTtactcttgattctgttcctgCTCTATTTCACCCTCTGTGAGTCTGAGTTTCACTCTCCAGCTTAGGCCCTCACGGTGGCAACATGGCTGCCATAGCTCCCAGCAGTACACCTTCACCCAACCAGGAGCAAAGACACAAAGCAGGGCAGCCACCAGGATAGTGGGGAAAAAGTGCAAAGCCTTCTTAGATGCCTCCCCTTTCAGAGCAGTTGCAGGCAACAGGAATGGAGTTGGCTTTAATTTGCTTGGACCAGCCACCTCCCCTGTCCTGGGCCTGTTACTGTTGCAACAAAATTGGGTTCTCTCAGCACAAAAGGAAGGTGGGCTGGTAGAGAGGATCCAGTGTGTCTGCCAGTCTCCACCTCCTAATGCCAAGCTCTTCAGCCCTGGAAGGACCAGACTTTCCTCAGACAAACCGACTGGTTAAGAAACCACTGCTGATAAATGTGTGTGCATTCGACAGTGTTCCAACAGGAAGAGGACAGCATTCTCATGTGGGATATTCGAAAGAGAGTTTAGCAGAGGGATCATTTGCAGAGAAGTGGACAGGGAACAGGGAAACCTCAGGGCCAGTGCATTACCCTAGACCGGTAACAGAGGAGAGGTGTTACTCCCCACACAAGGCACAAGGGAGCAAAGTGGAACCCAGAAGAGCAAATCCTGGAGAGAGCTGCCCTGAGGGGAGTTGCGTTCCTGGCAACCCCACagggagggagttgggggaaCCCATCCCCCATCTTCTGCCGGGCTTCCCATTGTCTAAACCCCACCGGAAGCCAGAGGGCCCAGGAGCCCAAATGATACTGACCACCCAGGTCAGCCTCCCAGGACACAGAGCAGGACAGAAAAGGGACCTGGGGGCAAGTAAAGATACCCGGCCCCAGGGTTTTTCCCTAATGTGTTTTCAGCAACAACTCAGGAACCAGTTCCAAGAGACATGGTGTTGGGCATGGAGAACAGGGCACCTGAGACGAACAAAATGGCTCCCATAACCCGCTCACTGGCTTGTTCTTCAGTGCATCTGGCCCCAGTGCATCTGGCCCTACGTCGGTCAGGTCCTAGATACTGGGCTGCCGACCCAGGCCAGGCACACCAGTCACAGCTGCGTAAAGTCCAACAATTGGGAGATGGAGACACTTAAAATCCCACTTTACAGGGacatccctggcagtccagaggttgagactctgcccttccactacAGGgcgcacaggttcgatccctggtcagggaactaagatctcgcaagccgtgcagtgcagccaaaaaaaaaaaaaaaaatcccattttacATGGGGTGATTGAAACTCAGATGCTTGCCTAGCCACCCCACCCTTCAAGACTTTTGAGCAACTCGCATTTATATGTCTGCTGCATGCCAAATCCTCTCCCTGGGTGATCTACATGGATTTTCAATACAAACCATTGGTAGGAAGACTCATTAGTCccatttccagatgaagaaacaggctcagaatacagccactatggagaacagtatggcggttccttaaaaaactgaaaatagaactatcatacgacccagcaatcccactactgggcatataccctgagaaaaccataattcaaaaagagtcatgtaccacaatgttcattgcagctctatttacaatagccaggacatggaagcaacctaagtgtccatcaacaaatgaatggataaagaagatgtggcacatatatacaatggaatattactcagccgtaaaaagaaatgaaattgagttatttatagtgaggtggatggacctagagtctgtcatacagagtgaagtaagtcagaaagagaaaaagaaatacagtatgctaacacatatatatggaatctaaggaaaaaaaaaaagtcatgaagaacctagtggcaagacgggaataaagacacagacctactagagaatggatttgaggatatggggagggggaagggtaagctgggacaaagagagagtggcatggacatatacacactaccaaatgtaaaatagatagctagtgggaagcagccgcatagcatagggagatcagctcggtggtttgtgaccacctagaggggtgggatagggagggtgggagggagggagatgcaagagggaagagatatgggaacatatgtatatgtataactgattcactttgttataaagcagaaactaacacaccattgtaaagcaattatactccaataaagatgtttaaaaaaaaaaagaaagaaagaaacaagctcAGCAAGACAAGATGTGACTTGCCCCAGGTCCTACAGAGATAAAGTGGCAAAGCTCTGGGCCAGCAGGCTTCCAGCGCTTCCTCTGTTGCTTCCGCAAATGAATTAGCAGGACTGACTCTCAggaaatgtaaagaaatgaataaatattgctTCTTTCACCATCAAGCCTTTTATACactgttcctctgcctggaaaaccCTCCCTGTTTACCAGAAACCTCTTCTTCCTTCAAGGCTCACACCTAGGAAGTCATCCCTGAACCCTTAGACTGGATCAGGAGCCTCTTCTGGGTCCCCTGAGCCCCTTGGCTTTTCCCCATTGAAGCTTGGGTCACTCTGCCTGTGCTTCCGCCATCATAGCCTTGGTCATTCTGGACTGTCACTGGTGTGTCTCCCCCATGGACCTTTATGTCTTCATTTTCAGTGCTGAGCTAGGCCTGGCCTATAGTTGGAGCTCAGAAAATCATTGGGTGAATAAGTGAAAGTAACTGCATGGGGAATATTCAAAATCCTTAACCCCTGGCTAAGAAGCCAATGACCAATCTAGAACGGAGCCTAGCCAGAGTGCTGGGGTAAGGGTCCTGGGAGCCCCTGGCTGTGTCAGGTGACCCCTTATAGTTCCTGGACCGTAGGAGAGTGAGGGAGTTACTAGGAGCTGGACTAGTAACAAACCAGTACTGTGATACCCCCTACACTTGAACAGTGCTTCCGGCTGAACGTCAGCTCTGGGCATCTGCGGATCAGAGAGGTAGAGTTTCCTGCTTGAAGATGCACAGGCTGGATCCTCACTTTGACCTTACTAATTGGACCCTGCTGTCTCTCCACCCTCTGGAGCAAGCAATCACAGTCAGCCCCTCCCCTGCTTCCTCGGATGGCTGCTGTGATTTGAATAACCAAGCAGGCTGTTGGAGGTCCGGTAGTGACTGATTTGCTTGACAAACAGACCCTCAGGTCCTTGGCCCTGCTGGTACTATGGAAAAACACTCAGCCCCactggggtctctgtttcctctcTCCACCCCCAAGAGCTGCTTAGGCTCCAGTCTTGCCCTTGCTTGACCTCCCTGGGGGCCCTAGTGCTTGTCTTCCCCTGGAAGCTGGAGAGTACCCTCAGGAACCGggcagaggagaagggggaggaatgACAGGGCCCAAGGCAGAGGTTAACTGGAGCCAGCTAAGTCTGCCCCCTGGGCCTGTCACAAAATTTGCATGGAGAGAATGAGACCTCTCCGTggcttccccctcccttcccacctgGAATAGTCCTCCTGGGCCTGAGGTCTGACAGCAGGTGGAAGAAGCAGCCCTGTGTGTGTGGGGAGCTGTTCCCGGTGGTGATGCCCCGTGCCTTCCTGGTCAGGAGTCGGCGTCCACAGCCACCCGACTGGGGCCACCTGCCTGACCACCTCCGGGGAGATGCCTATGTCCCAGGTGGGCCCCTCACTGGGCCTAGAGGTGAGGGGCAGGGGAGACACAAAGCATCACCATCTGGCTTCTCTCCTCAGACTGCAGCAGCCTGGGGGGGCCACCGGCACACCAGTCTTCTGGCCTCGGGGACTCTTGGGCAGCGGTGAGTGTGCAGCTGGCCCACAAGACCCTGCTCAGTTTCACCCCTGCCCGCTCTCAGCCTCAAGAGAACCTGCCTGCCCCTTACCCCCTCATGCCACTCCGGCCTCAGGACCTTTCCACCCATTGTCCTCTCTGCTGGGAATGCCTTTGCTTTCTTAGTAGTGGGCTCACTGTTAGCCCTCATCCCAAGTACCCTTTCCCCAGGGTGGGCAgccacagcccctgcccccagggatTCTCTGCCCAGTGGGGCAGAAGAACAGGATTCAAGCCAGTAAGTGGATGGTGGTTTGCTTTATGTCAGAGAATCAGACAAGGTGATGGGAgctggatgggggatgggggaggagcttTGGGGTCTCTCAGAAGGGATACTCAGCTGTGCGTGCAGTGGAAGAAGGAAAGCCCTAGGGAGGACTAAATGTGCTGGagattatttcagtttttattggGAGCCAGGACTGTTCTAGGCAATGTGTGTTTAGGAGTAAGACAAAAACTCACTCCTTCCTGAAGCTTATAATCTGGTGGGAGCTGTAGGTATAGataataaaattaggaaaaaaaaatattatgttgGAAGATGGCATGTGCTATGGAGAAATAGAAAGCAAAGTAAGGGCGATGGGggcagggtggtcagggaaggccttggGGGGAGGGTGGCATGAGCACGCACAAACTGCAGTCTCCGGCCTTCCCAGACCTCCTTGGTTCCCAGTTCTAGGCGCTCCATTTGGTCCAgtggagggatggggtggggtccTAACTCCCATGTCCCTCCCACAGCCCTCCCAGGGCACTCTGACTGCCACTCCTAGGGGCCCTGGGACGCTTGGCTGCCCGCTCTGCCCCAAGGCCTTCCCGTTGCAGCGCATGCTGACCCGGCACCTCAAGTGCCACAGCCCTGCCCGCCGCCACGTGTGCCACTGCTGTGGCAAGGGCTTTCACAACGCCTTTGACCTCAAGCGGCACATGAGGACTCACACGGGTGAGCAGTGGCAGGGACTGGGAGGCGCTGCTGGGGGGAGATGGAACGAAATGGAGGGAGGTGCATGGTATGTGGAGTTTCCGTGCACTTGAGTTCCGTGCACAAGCGGGGCGTATGTTACTGGGGCAGAGACTCAGCCATCAGGAGGCTGGGAATACCATGCACCTCAGGTCCCAGCCAATGGGTGTCGGGGTGGTGCCAGGGTGGGGGCCTGCTGAGGGatacaaagagaaaacaagtaCTGGTTACAGGATTCAGGTCCCATATTGAAGGGTGCAAGGGAAAGCCTCCCTTCTTCTCCTCCAGGGGAAGGAACATCCTGGTGAGGAGGGTGGGGACACACAGCTCCCATGTTTGCACGGGGCGGAGGTAGCAGACGGTGGGAAGCAGGCCGAGGTCTGGCGAACTTGGAGTAGGAAAGGGGGAATGCTCACGGAGGGCGAGGTCAGGGGGTGCTGGTCTGGGGGTGCTGGTCTGGGGGCCATTGCCCTGCCTGTCCTCTCTCCCTCTGGCCCACCTGCGCAGGGATCCGGCCATTCCGCTGCGGAGCTTGTGGGAAAGCATTCACGCAGCGCTGCTCACTAGAAGTGCATCTTGACAAGGTACACGGACAGCCGGCCAGCTACGCTTATCGTGAGCGCCGTGAGAAGTTACATGTGTGTGAGGAGTGCGGCTTCACCAGCTCGAGGCCTGACGCCTACGTGCAGCACCGCGCCTTGCACTGCGCTGCTTCAGACTGGGAACCCCGTGTCCAACCCATGAGAGGGAAATAAACAGAGGAAAGGCACGCATAGAACACAGCATTTATTACACAAGGGGGAGAGTGGTTCACTCGGTCCAGCGGTGGCCGCAGTGTGGGGCCGTGCACACGTAATACAAGCGCATGGCATCCTGGCAGAAAGGATGCACGGTTAGGAAGGGTCTGGATCCACAGGGCAGGGTACAACACGAACCTCCATCCAGAGAAGCCTCACCCCAGAAGAACAGACTAGGGGGCTTTCCCCACTACTAAAGGTCCAGCTCGGGATGCCTAGAAGGGCAGGATCTCCCCAATACTGGTATCCCCACCCCCGGGAAGGACCAGGCCCAGGTCACTCTGAAAGCCTTGCTCTCACCACTCACCTCGGCCCGGGCACTGTGTGACTGGAAGAACACCGCCTCCTTGTGGCCGCACCTGAGGGAACAGTCAGCCACTCAGAGCCTGCcatacccttccctcctcccttctccgtCTGGTTAGGATGAGCCACCTTCCCTCCCCAATACCAGCTGCGCCCTCACTTTTGGCAAGGGTGGTCTTCGGTCCGCGGCAACGTGGGGTCCTGGGACACGTCAGCGATGATCTGGGTCAGTTCGCTGAGGGAATAGAGGGTGAATAAGTATGCTTAGACCGGGCCTCCCAAGCGAACAACCCCGTCCCCGAGCTCGGGCCCTGCCACTCACTCCACTTCGTGCGTGATTTTGTTGACGTAGATGCAGCTGTTGTCGGCTTCCTGCTGGTAATCACAATTCCGGCACTGAGAGAGGGCGAGAGTGGCGGGAAGGGGGTCACAAAGAGATCCCCGATGGGACTGGGAGGGCATGGTCTTCCCCCGAGGGGATGACTAGCGGATGGAGTCTTGAGGTTGGGATCATTGGGTGTAATCGAGAATCACCTCGCGGATGGGCAAGACGAGAAAGTCGGGTTCACTAGGGGGACAGTTGGGAGGCTAGACCAGGACGGGGCGGCACTGGGAGTAGGGCCGGGCCACGTTGGGAACCTGTGGGCCGGTCACGGAACACCGGGGCGCCCGGCTGGCTCGCGCTCACCGCGTACAGAAGAATGCGGTTCTCCTTGTCCTCCTTGGGGTAAAGCATGTTGTtactgtggggagggggaggtcagAGGTCAGTACTGGGGCCACTACTTGCTCCCCTTCCACAGTGCTGGCCGGGTCTCACCATTCCTGACAGAATCGAATACCCACGAAGCCCGGCTCGTAGGTCCCATCCGGTTCCATGGCGACTCACTGCCCGCCTAGCCTTCAGCGCTTGCTCCGCCGCGCGACAGGTCGCGGGAAGGGTCAGATCTCTTAGCTTCGCCAGAAGAGGGGAGGAGCTGTGCACATGTAATGGCTCCCAGCGGCTTTGTGCTCGCTGATGTGAGCTGAGGTTTGATTAATTACTTGCTTCAATCTTTTGATATCCTAGAATATGGCTTCCAACTTCTGGGCCTTTCTTCCCCAGTTTGCAGAATAGTGTGGTACGAGAACCGGGAAAAATGATGCGTCACGTAACCCGCAAAGTGCTGAGTGTAGATGGAGAGGCCTCGGCCCTTTGCAGGTTGAAGCCCAGTGCACATGCGCGAGTTTACCCTTCGCGGACGGGGTAGCTCTTGCCAGTCCTTCCTCTAGGCTTCAGCCTTCGCCCTCCAGGCCGTTTCCCGTGACGCTATTGGAAGAACTGTGCACCGTGGAAGACTTCTCAGGATTGGCTGGGCCTACCCAGGACTTCTTCCTGGCGGCGGCGAAGAGACGCGGCGATTGGCGgacacccccccccacccggGCGGGAGGGCGTGGATTGGCCAGGTCCGGGAGCAGGGGGAAGGGCTGATATCCCagaagcggcggcggcggctgcggagCCGGTGTGAGGAGGCCGAGTGGGTTGCGGGCCCCCGCAGGGCGCGGCGAGATGGAGGTGACGGGGTTGTCGGCGCCTACAGTGAACGTTTTCATCAGCAGCTCTCTCAACAGCTTTCGCTCCCAGAAGCGGTACAGTCGCAGCCTCACCATAGCTGAGTTCAAGGTGTGGCCGTGGGGGCGGGGTCCGGAGGGGCAGGGCCAAGAAGAAATGGAGGGTCTTCCCCAGCGCAGGGAAGGGGCCAGAGATAAGCTGAGGTTGCAGAGGTTCGGGACTGGATCTCAGCGGGGCGGGGCCAGAGGGAACCTGAGGTTCCAGAGAATGGGTGCGGGGCCAGAGAAAATCAGAGGTTGCAGGGAGTGGGGGCAAGACCAGAGGAGGTGGGGCCAGGGATAACCAGGTGGGTCCTAAATGGTAGGTCTCTTGGAGGAGCGAGGAAGGGGTGATGGTTATTGATACAAAGGGCGGAGTCTCAGGGCAGAGAGTGGGGCCACTGACAGCCTTCCACCTCGTCCCCGCCTCCCCATCTTGTATCCCCACAGTGTAAACTACAGCTGGTTGTGGGCAGCCCTGCTTCTTGCATGGAATTGGAGCTGTATGGACCTGACGACAAGTTCTACAGCAAGCTGGATCAGGAGGATGCACTGCTGGGCTCTTACCCCGTAGATGACGGCTGTCGCATCCATGTGAGGCCTCCCTACCTGGGATCCCTCccctccattcatttatttattcaatagatGCTTGCTGTGCTTTGCGCTGTGTGATAACCAAAATAGGCCCTAACCGCATGGAGCTCCCAGTCcagcagggagagagacagacccATCACCAGACACTGGCAGCCAGATTGGTCTGGACTGGGCTGAGAAAAGCCTAGGGGACTGGAGGCATCTAGAAGAGGTGCCTGACCCCACCTCGGGGTATCATAAGGGACTTCCTGAAGTTAGGGATGCCTGagttgagatctgaaggatgacctaagagaagaggtgggaggggcatgccaggcagagggaacagagtgTGAGTTGGGTCAGGGTGAGCAAAGAGGCTCACATGTTGGGAGAAGCCAGAACACAGAGGACCTCTGCATGCATCAGGTCACATCATCCTCTCTGTCCTCAGTcttccccgcccccccaaaaCTCTGCAGACATTCTAGCATCCCAGGTGAACTTTGCATGTGCTATTCTCTGTGCCTGAATGGTTCTTTTTTCTATGCCCACATGGCTCACTCCTTCCTTCCAGTCTTTACTTAAATGTCACCTTCCGGGTGTGAGGGCTTCATTGCCCTCAGTATAAAATTTAAacctcctccctttcccactttctttgatttttgtcctTCTCACTAATCATCTGTGGCATACTATGGATTTTTCTCCAatacctggaacagtgcctggcacagagagggtGCTCGGTGAAACATTGTTGAATGATGAGTTGAATGCATAAAATAATACTTGGAAAATGGCGTAATTAACCCtattttgcagaagagaaaactTAGTTTCAGTACGGAATTTACTTTCCTGAGGAGAAACATAGCTAGAATTTTTACCTCAATCTGCATGGCTCCAGAAGTTAGTGTACCCAGAGAACTaggtcttttttgtctctttcAATTATTCATAACTGTTCATTGAGCATCCACATTATGCCAGGGATATAGCTGTGAATCAAGTCTGAGAAGGTCTGTGTTTTAGCTCTGTCCAGTGAGTGCAGTAGGCGTTAGCTAAATATTCACAGGAACAAATGTAAAGGGTCAGTGAGATGAGGGCCATGCAGGAGGAGATCACAGAGCTGGGAGATCCTATACTGGGGAGCCTGACCCATCAATGAGATccaggaggacttcctggaggaggtgctgcCTGAACAGAGACCTGAAGTTAACTGAAGAAGGGGAAGGCGTGCTCCAAGAGGAGGGCACAGCATGTGCAAacactctgaggtgggagggagcaGAGTTGGGTACAGGGGCTGAAGAGTGACCTGTCCTGTTTTGGTGGGAAGTGGAAGCCAGGGGAGGACTCTGAG
Proteins encoded in this region:
- the OVOL3 gene encoding putative transcription factor ovo-like protein 3, translated to MPRAFLVRSRRPQPPDWGHLPDHLRGDAYVPDCSSLGGPPAHQSSGLGDSWAAPSQGTLTATPRGPGTLGCPLCPKAFPLQRMLTRHLKCHSPARRHVCHCCGKGFHNAFDLKRHMRTHTGIRPFRCGACGKAFTQRCSLEVHLDKVHGQPASYAYRERREKLHVCEECGFTSSRPDAYVQHRALHCAASDWEPRVQPMRGK
- the POLR2I gene encoding DNA-directed RNA polymerase II subunit RPB9, whose protein sequence is MEPDGTYEPGFVGIRFCQECNNMLYPKEDKENRILLYACRNCDYQQEADNSCIYVNKITHEVDELTQIIADVSQDPTLPRTEDHPCQKCGHKEAVFFQSHSARAEDAMRLYYVCTAPHCGHRWTE